AATTAGTGAAGTGTTGTCTGCTTTAGTACATCAAAGCAGATTAATGCCCAAATCTTGGGAGGAAAATGTTGGCTTCTGTGCTAATCTTGTTGAGTTTCCCATAGAGCACGAAGAGCTGCGTGTTTTGAGCTCCTTGGAAGAGGTGTTTGTGTCAGATCAAAGGAGGagctcttgtgtttggtgcCGGTCAAAAGTTGGAGCACAGAGAATGCTGAGGACAGGTGACACTGTGCCTGgggcagtgtcacacacacctGTGACACCCCTCTCTGGGGTGGCAGCCTTGTGCAGCTGAGAACTGCctgaagagctgctgcctctcagagctgctggtgctgttgCTAGGACAACTGTGCTGTGTAGGCAGAGGCAGCAAATAAATCCCTAGTTCCTTTCTCCAGCCAGGGGGATGCTTTGGGCTTTGCATTTTATCCCATGTTattgtttctttccattctACTTTGCTCtagtgtttgggttttttagcaGTAGCAATGGTAATTACGCTGAGTACATTTTATAAATGTGATATTCAGTAAGAGCTGTCAGTGCTTGTTACTGACCCGATTTCAGTTCTTTGCTGGATGAACAGCTGTCCTTTGTCACCACTGTTCCTTGAGTCTCTGATACATAATGCCTTTGTAACTTGGTGGAAGCACAAATGTTTTTTGCACAGCATATAGTGTACTTCTGCAACTAAGCACCACATTTAAAATGGAGCGTCCACTGTGTAGTAATTTATCCAGTTCTTGTTGTTCCAGAGTTTTCTTGGAAACCTTTTCGTTCCTGTTTGTGAGATTGATGTTGTACTTAATGATGCTGAAACACGGAAACCTGcagaaatcaaaacagaagATGGTAAAgtggaaaagcattttctcttcTACGATGGAGAATCTGTTTCAGGAAAggtaaatttttatttaaaagtgaCTTTTAATTACTGTTCTGATTCTGGCATGCAAATGCATATTGGAAGGTAAATGAAAAACTGCTTAAGAGCTGCATTTTCAGCTTGTGTTGTTATTCAGAGAGGAAACTCTTGTTATgtatggttttttttaaccccAGTCATTCAGGCAGCTGATAGAAGTCAACATTTTTGAATGGCAACTATTTATTTCTGGTCATCTGATATTTATGAATAAGCTTTTTGTGCAATGATGTGCAATCCTACTGTTGCTTCTGATGAGAAGACTCTTTCAAACTGGATCCCcctgcttccccttccctgtgaACTCCAAAATCCACAATCCAATACAGGTAACAGTAATTTCTGGCTGGCACGGTCAAAAATTTGCATACCCTGAAGATAAGCCCTGCTCTCCATGTCCTGAAGTGATTTCTGGATTGCAACAGAGGAGCAACATATGAAGTTCAGCTGGCTGCTGAGTCAACAAGAGTTTTACTTACTGGGAGAAAAGACAATGAAGTTGAGATTGCCAGAGGGATTTCCCTGCATTCAGTGTTGCACCCAGGCACTCTTTGCCAGCGTTCTGTTTCACTGGAGCCATTCTCACTCTGAGTATTTCTGTTATGATTCACTCTTCCTTCAGAAGAGTTGGATTCTGAGATTGACTTCTGAATGCCTGCTTTGATCTTGACTGACCTATAGCCCTGGGTatctccctgctctggccaTGCCTTTCTGCACAGAGATCCTGCTCCCCTAGAAGGATCCTTGCAGGGATGTGAAGGGCCACAAGATGAGCCTGAAACCAGGAAACTGAGGGAGCAGCTTATGAtgccctgctggagcactgCTTACTCAGTGCCTGATGAGTTTTGGCTAACACAGGCACAGTGGCACAAGGAGGTCTGGGAGACCTGAAGTTTTTTGGGCAGCTTCTCTCTACCCCATCCTTGTTTTCACCACAAAGATGGATTGTTCCATCTTTGGAACAAGTGATTTACTTCCAACTCAGATAGTGGCAATGTACTGAATTTTTGTACAGTACAAAATTTCTCTGGTCATCACTGCCTTATAAGAAAACATTCTATATGCttaatatttacatatatttacatGTCTCAATGCAATGTAACCTTGTGGAATCCTTTCTTGTCTGATTTTGAGAATCAGAGTCACAAATGAAAGCCTTCCCAGTAGGTTTCATTATCTGTTCTTTTTCATTGACTTAGCCAACACCAGTATTTAGCTGTCTGCCAGAGAAGGGACTGAAGCTCACATGACTTGAAAGGAATCAGTCTCAAGGCATTTCATTTTTGAACTTGCAGATGTGACTGTCAGAAGATGCTTTGAAGCATCACGACTGGCTCTGCTTGAGCTCTGGCTTGGATACTTAATTTTGGGACTTGAAAGTTCCAATTTTAGTTATAACATTCAGTCTTGTGGATGATTAGATTTTTCTTGAACGTTTTAGTGGTGCCTTGGAAATGCTTAATTTCATGATCAGCTGTTTGATTTGGCTGCCTTTAAGTTCTTGAGATcttggtttcctttttcttggatatgttttcctttttactgaGATTGTGTTAGagtgaaaatgctgaaaaaatttaacttgtgtttgtttttttgtttttttttttttcccttggtagGTGAACGTCTCCCTTAAACATGGGAAGAGACTAGAGCACCAAGGAATTAGAATTGAATTTGTAGGACAAATTGGTGAGTTTAACCTATAAAGGGGATTTTAGGTGCTTTTTTGAAACTTGGTATTGTGACTATCAGCAGTTTGGCTCAGACAATGCAACCTGTTCTGATCAGTGGCTGATAAGAGCCAGAGGAaagttgtttttcttgctttaaatCAAGTGATGTACTAATTTGTGCTGCTCAGAAAGTCATTGGGAGAAATATATGTGTGTGGGAGGGAGAATTGGCTTGGTGAGTATTCAGTCTGTCTAAGACTAGCTAAAAGTTGGATTAAGAACCCTAGAGATTGAGGAAAACTAAACTTGTGgtcttctctgaaagaaaagaggcatagaaaagaaattaagaggCAGTCTATagcaaaatactttttaaaattttatggtTGTTGGttttataaaatgtattaaaaatgtaaattcatTATAACTACCAAAGTCTGCTTAGAGTTGAACTATGAGGAATCTTTATTACATCTAACTTCCTACCAGTCCAGGCAATCTCTCTGCACTCTTGGGCTGATGCTAAAGTTCCTTCCCTCTCAGAGAGCTCTTTGCATTGTTGTCCCCCTTGGAAGTAATTGCTCAAGTTTCAGCCTCATACAACTGACTTTAAATGGAATTTCACAAATTCCCTATTTCTCATCACTCAGTAGGCTCCAGTGTTCTGTGTCTGAAGTGTTGTGTAGCAGATATGACTGAGACACCTGGCACCTGCTGCTTTATGCTTGGAGGTTTTGATCAGTAAGGTTGTAAAATTAAACTTTGAGAATAAAGCAGCACTGTGATGAGAGTGAGGTATAtagacagaggaaaaaaaagagctcagGTATGTCACCTTCATTTAGTTTGTTGTCTTCTAACAGCTGTACAGATTGGTTTTCATCTTGATTTAGACATTTTATTCTCTAGGTGAATTTATTTTGATGTAGTGTTTCTTGAAATTCATGCATTTCTGGCACTTTCTGTTATTCTACATTTGGAAGTGCACAGAGTTAATGCAGATGTGGTTTAAACTACTGCTCTTTGTACTTGTCCATGTTTTCTTGCACCCTTCCAAGTGTTAGTgtagaaatgcagaaaatctTCCAGTAGTGTGATCTCTTTGCACTGTTTGCAGACTAACTCCATatcaaagctgtattttaaaccagctctgcagggtACAGCTTTTCTGACTGACTGGCACAAAAAGTATTTGATATGCAGCATTAGATAAACTATGCATTAGATAAATGCTTGTCCCAGCAAAGCAAATATGTTTATAGACCATTTGTGgtcatattaaaaaaagaggagTTACTAGTTAGTGTCAGTTTCTACCACATTGGCAGTGATAAATCGTGGAGTTGGTTTAGttcatttattcttttctgaaaaactgcCAATGCTGATGTTCAGTTTTGAATGGTAGAGAAGCTTATTTTTAGATACTGAAGTGTTTGGCTTTTGATTTTAGGGTGATTTTTGGTGAGAATTGCATGACACATGTCTAGGAATGAATCACTGACACCACTCTGGGGACAGGagatgctgtggctgtgcagctgccttTGTGTCCAAGCGACTGACTTGGACCAGGGGTCATAATAAGCCATTTACTGTACACTAGTAGTAATAATCAATTATTTGCTAGATGTTGTTAATCTGCAGACCAGATTAGGCTCACTGGCCTGTCCTCAATAAGGCAGCCCTGACACTGCTTAGGTTTTGTCCCTGCAGCAGTAAATGCTGGAAAACCAGGCAATGCCAATTCCAGAGCATGCAATGCAAGAAGCACTTATGAAAGCTAGCTAAACTGTCATTAACAAACAATGGCATGCTAGTGAAGCTCTCAATGTGTTCTCTTCATTCCACTTCGTTCTTTAGGGATGCTAACTGTAGGTTGCTAGAACTGAAGGTAATTCGAAAATCTGAATAAAACATTTGGTCaaatatgtgtattttaagTTAATTGCTTCTCTTATACTctcccacctgctgctgccaaattagaggcaattttctttgctaaaaataaacactgaaatatattttcctttaactTTCTCACTTTAGAACTCTTCAATGACAAAAGCAATACCCATGAATTTGTAAACTTAGTGAAAGAACTGGCCTTACCTGGAGAACTGACCCAAAGCAGAAACTATGACTTTGAATTCATGCAGGTTGAAAAGCCATATGAATCCTACATTGGTGCCAACGTCAGACTGAGGTTTGTAACTGataaagctttttcttcctctcctcccctgcagAAAATTCATAATTTAGCAATTATGCTgccccctcttcctccttttaGTTATTACATAGAACATGTAAAAGCCAGTAGCTAGTGTGCCTTGATTGGAGTTGTGGAGATTTGAACACAATGTGGTCTCTTCTACATGATTTGGAATTGCTCAGTGCTGTTTGTATAAATAAAATTCCTCCAGTTCAACCAAGTGAAGACAGTCCATGTCTCTCCTTTAAAAGACAAACCCATACCCACAACTGAAGGAAACACTCCCACATGTGTTTTGTCTTATATTTTGGTGTCTTACTCTTTTTTACAGATTGTACACTGGTCTTTCCAAGAACAGCTGTACTTCAGAACGTGAGGGCTCTTACTTAGGAAACCTGAACAATTCTGGCTAATGCAGTGGCTTTCTTCCTAGGtattttctaaaagtgacaATAGTGAGACGGCTGTCAGACTTGGTGAAAGAATATGACCTGATTGTTCACCAGCTTGCTACATATCCAGATGTAAACAACTCCATCAAAATGGAAGTAGGCATTGAGGACTGTCTCCATATAGAGTTTGAATACAATAAGTCAAAGTAAGTGTCAGAGCAAAATGCTTTAAAGTAAATAACTTGGTGTAAAAGGGTCCAGTATGTAATATATGGTGACTAACTTCACCTTCTGGAGACTTAAAATGTAAAGTACTAATTACACAAATGAAACACTAATTACACAATTATTTTTTGAGATACAGTTGGCTGTTCTGTCTTCAGTACTAACAGAAAAGTCACTAGCAAATTTAAGACTCAATTTTTGCATCTGCACCTTTTCAGTATGACTGATAGCACTTCCTTTACTGATGCTGATGGAATGATGGAAATATTGTAGTTTGCTCTGGTCTGGCTGAAGTGCTTAGTTCACTGGGGAAGTGAGCTCCAAGTAGTTTCCAGGCAGATAACTTGCCTGTGTGACTTGTTTTCAAGAAAGTGCAAAACTTGTGTTTATTCTTTAACAAAACCCCCCATTTTGTTCTCTTAAAGGTATCACTTAAAGGATGTGATTGTtggaaaaatttatttcctcttaGTGAGAATAAAAATTCAGCACATGGAGTTGCAGCTGATCAAAAAGGAGATTACTGGAATTGGTAAGAGAAACAAAGTCCAAATGAAATGGTAGCTTGTGTGCCACTTGGGCCTCATGCAGACCTGGAGACTGAAGTCAGTGGTTGCAGTGCTGGCTGAACCAGTGCTCCACCAGCTTCTTTCTCACTGCTGTTTGACTACCATTGGCATTTTGTGCTTTGGCAATAATACTTCATAGTCAACACTGCCAGTCTTTTTAATTGTTCTGGGGTTGTGACTCTTGTGACTCTTCACAAACGTGAACCCTTGTAAATGGAACTTGGGCACAAATGCACAGTAGCTTAATCAGCCTTAATAGATAAGAGTGAGGGAGGAGGTGTAAAATGCGTCCTGGAGACCCCCTTGCCTCTACAGGGATGAACTGGTTAAGGGGGCTTGgtaaacagcagcaggaatcaGTCATGTTCTAGAAATGTGTCATTTTCTGTCATCCAAAGCAATGGATGGGATGGAAACATCAAGTGGCTTTGAAGCAGAAGCAGCTTGGCTATTGCAGACTGGGTTTGTACACAGTGGAAcaaggctgggagaggctgtggctcACGACTTCATTCCCCTGTAGCTGGGGTTCTTGGGAGCTTCTTCTGTGGAGAATGAGAAAGCTTCCACTAGAGGAAGGGCAGAAATCTCCACTTTATTTCTGGCTCTTGAGCTGGCTGATAAGCCTTCATGTTCTAGTTTGAGCATGGCCTAGCAGTACCAGTTGCTGGGCTAGCCCTGCCCACCAAGCAGAGCATTTTCAGGATCCCAGACCCTCTTGCTTGTCCCTTATTTAAAGTTTGCATATCCAGGGCTCCTTGAAGCTCTGGTGCCTTCCTCTGCTGTGTCATGGTGGTGGGGGGAGAGCAAGAAAGAGATGTCCTGCCTGGGAGAGGGTTTTGCTTCCTTCAGCCATGGCTGACTTACATgcaaaacaaaggcaaaaaggCAGTGCTGTGTTAATTTAAAAGCTGCAGAATGGAAGTTGTTGCTATAAAAGTTTGTAAATGTTTAAAACTGAAGTGTGTGTTCTCACAGAGAAAACTTGTTTCACCAGGACCCAGTACCACAACAGAGACAGAAACCATTGCAAAGTATGAAATAATGGATGGGGCACCAGTTAAAGGTAAGTAACTGTGATTGTTTTCAAGGGAGAGCATTTAGTGCTAAAAGCCTATTTAAAAGatctatttaatttaaatttaatttcatttaaatccTCTTTAAAATATCTGGGACAGAAGAGAGGActtacacaattttttttaactaaagaAACCACACTTCTCCTTAGTTTGCTGAAATGATGATGCATTTTCTATTTGGAGAAGACATTTTGCCTTGGGATCCTAGTAACTTTAACCCTTATTTACCATGGAAATTCTATGACTGATTCTTTCATCAGACCTGATTCCATGGTGTAGACCAGCTCTAGAGAGTTCAAAACACTTTGAATTGATCCTTGTGGCTTTCCTGCTTGCACTGAGAAAGGGTTCTCACTTTTCATTTCATACTTGCTTCTgtgctttctgatttttttggtgggtatttttttgtcttgtgcacgtttggtttttttgttttgtttgggtttttttaaccaaggagcagcacagacagtgCTTGggaaactgcttttcttttgcatgtCTTCTACAACTGTATGAATTATTCCAGTTGGAAGGAACTAATTTAAGCTCTCTGGTTTTTTGCAGGTGAATCGATTCCTATCAGATTGTTCTTAGCAGGCTACGACCCAACTCCAACAATGAGGGATGTGAACAAAAAATTTTCAGTGAGGTACTTCTTAAATCTGGTGCTTGTGGATGAAGAGGACAGACGATACTTCAAGCAGCAGGTATGCTCCATGGCAGGCCTGTTGCAGAATTACCTGGGCTGTTGTAATGCTGCTTGGAACCTTCACCTGTGCTTCATGTGTGGCATAAGCATTTGTGCTGGCAAgtgtgctcacagctgtgtAGGTGATGTGAGCTTGCAGAAAAGGAGCCAAGGGGGATGCTGGATGCTATTCCAGCAAAGGACAGGGTGCTCAGTACCATAGAACCTGCTTTGGGCATACCCAGACAAAACTCTGCTGGGTAAAATGAGCTACTGGTGCATTTGTTTGCTTCCTGAAACTCCTGCAGAGAAAACTCCCCTCCTGCACCAGCCTGGGGTCAAAACTGCAAAGTGTTAATAAggaaattttcctgaaaatgttaGAGAAGATGAGGTGGTGC
The nucleotide sequence above comes from Molothrus ater isolate BHLD 08-10-18 breed brown headed cowbird chromosome 8, BPBGC_Mater_1.1, whole genome shotgun sequence. Encoded proteins:
- the VPS26A gene encoding LOW QUALITY PROTEIN: vacuolar protein sorting-associated protein 26A (The sequence of the model RefSeq protein was modified relative to this genomic sequence to represent the inferred CDS: deleted 1 base in 1 codon) yields the protein MSRGARPGAAGAVRAGPCRAAEGARTMSFLGNLFVPVCEIDVVLNDAETRKPAEIKTEDGKVEKHFLFYDGESVSGKVNVSLKHGKRLEHQGIRIEFVGQIELFNDKSNTHEFVNLVKELALPGELTQSRNYDFEFMQVEKPYESYIGANVRLRYFLKVTIVRRLSDLVKEYDLIVHQLATYPDVNNSIKMEVGIEDCLHIEFEYNKSKYHLKDVIVGKIYFLLVRIKIQHMELQLIKKEITGIGPSTTTETETIAKYEIMDGAPVKGESIPIRLFLAGYDPTPTMRDVNKKFSVRYFLNLVLVDEEDRRYFKQQEIILWRKAPEKLRKQRTNFHQRFESPESQASAEQPEM